In Oncorhynchus tshawytscha isolate Ot180627B unplaced genomic scaffold, Otsh_v2.0 Un_contig_2394_pilon_pilon, whole genome shotgun sequence, the following proteins share a genomic window:
- the LOC121845275 gene encoding 4-galactosyl-N-acetylglucosaminide 3-alpha-L-fucosyltransferase 9-like, with translation MMCLGPNCRIGHRSLMCILLLGCLLTCLLYRPAITWLPVLAKHFQAEHKQDVTVLVWHWPFDHPFKLNSCRSLYNIEGCHLTADRELYSQADAVLIHHREIEEDLSNLPEEPRPSFQKWVWMNFESPAHTNRIPGLEDLFNVTLNYRQDADINMPYGSLVPRTKEREEFVPHKNRLVCWIVSNWNREHKRTWYYMELRKFIRIHTYGDPFNKRVSLSEYRMIVASCKFYLSFENSVHKDYITEKLYNALKLGAVPVVMGPTRGNYEKFIPGDSFIHVDDFRSPRALAKHLLFLDENEEMYRKYFKWQRIHTVRINSFPIQNACNSCEYIRGHPENRMVTELYKWFWEE, from the coding sequence ATGATGTGTCTTGGACCAAATTGTAGAATTGGGCACCGGAGCCTGATGTGCATTCTTCTGCTGGGCTGCTTGCTGACCTGTCTACTGTACCGACCTGCTATCACCTGGCTCCCTGTCCTGGCCAAGCACTTCCAGGCGGAGCACAAACAGGATGTTACCGTGCTGGTCTGGCACTGGCCCTTTGACCATCCCTTTAAACTGAACTCCTGCAGGTCCTTGTACAACATCGAAGGCTGTCACCTGACAGcggacagagagctgtacagtcAAGCGGATGCCGTTCTCATCCACCACAGAGAAATTGAAGAGGATTTATCCAACCTGCCCGAAGAACCACGGCCATCCTTCCAGAAATGGGTGTGGATGAATTTCGAATCGCCGGCACACACGAATAGAATACCTGGCTTGGAAGATCTGTTTAATGTGACTTTGAACTACAGGCAGGATGCAGACATCAACATGCCTTATGGATCTCTCGTCCCTCGGactaaagagagggaggagtttgTCCCACATAAAAACCGACTGGTCTGTTGGATCGTTAGCAACTGGAACCGAGAACACAAGAGGACTTGGTACTACATGGAGCTGCGCAAATTCATCAGGATTCACACCTACGGGGACCCTTTCAACAAAAGGGTATCTCTTAGTGAATACAGAATGATCGTGGCCAGCTGTAAATTCTACTTGTCTTTTGAGAACTCCGTCCATAAGGACTACATCACAGAAAAACTATATAACGCTCTCAAGTTGGGCGCAGTTCCTGTGGTCATGGGCCCGACAAGAGGGAACTATGAGAAGTTCATCCCTGGAGATTCCTTCATCCATGTGGATGACTTCCGCTCGCCCAGAGCCCTGGCCAAACACCTCCTCTTCTTGGACGAGAATGAGGAGATGTACCGTAAATACTTCAAGTGGCAGAGGATCCACACGGTCCGTATCAACAGCTTCCCCATTCAGAATGCCTGCAACAGCTGTGAGTACATCAGAGGCCACCCTGAGAATAGGATGGTTACTGAGCTCTATAAATGGTTCTGGGAGGAATGA